In Nicotiana tabacum cultivar K326 chromosome 19, ASM71507v2, whole genome shotgun sequence, one DNA window encodes the following:
- the LOC107827255 gene encoding putative transferase At1g60990, chloroplastic → MIRAMAYCYGASVLFPCQSFSSSPILHLFPTPLAYRPFSYDAPPTKFKRRLSFSSAAALPFDLSPPPIDHDLLDTMTVAGAKVSEDGAIGTFDNDEEALDAVENAVAVVDLSHYGRIRVSGEDRVQFLHNQSTANFEILHEGQGCDTVFVTPTARTIDIAHAWIMKTAITLVISPVTKERITGMLKKYIFFADKVEIQDITGQTSLFVLIGPRSNQIMEALNLADVVGQPYGSHKHYSVNGMPITVGVGNIISDEGYSLMMSPAAAESVWKALLGHGTIPMGTNAWETLRILQGRPAPGKELTDEFNVLEANLWNAVSLNKGCYKGQETISRLVTYDGIKQRLWGIRVSSPVEPGSTISVDGKKVGKVTSFTTGIRASQPLGLGYIKRKAASEGDTVIIGDDVVGTVVEVPFLARQIPPS, encoded by the exons ATGATTCGAGCGATGGCGTATTGCTACGGTGCCAGCGTGCTCTTTCCTTGTCAGTCCTTTTCTTCCTCTCCCATTCTTCATCTCTTTCCCACTCCATTAGCTTACCGGCCGTTCAGTTACGATGCGCCGCCGACGAAGTTTAAGCGGCGGCTTTCTTTTTCTTCTGCAGCTGCGCTGCCTTTCGACCTTTCTCCACCTCCCATTGACCACGACCTCCTC GATACTATGACTGTTGCTGGGGCCAAGGTATCAGAAGATGGAGCAATAGGAACATTCGATAATGACGAGGAGGCACTAGATGCTGTTGAGAATGCAGTCGCG GTTGTGGATCTTTCACACTACGGCAGGATAAGAG TTAGTGGAGAAGACAGGGTTCAGTTTCTTCACAACCAAAGTACTGCTAACTTTGAAATTCTTCATGAAGGGCAG GGATGTGACACTGTTTTTGTGACACCAACTGCCAGAACCATCGATATTGCCCACGCCTGGATTATG AAAACTGCAATCACATTGGTGATCTCTCCAGTGACcaaggaaagaataactggaatGCTTAAGAA GTACATATTCTTTGCAGACAAAGTTGAAATTCAAGATATTACAGGACAAACATCCTTGTTCGTACTAATAGGGCCTAGAAGTAACCAA ATAATGGAAGCTCTGAATCTTGCTGACGTAGTTGGACAACCATATGGCTCACATAAGCATTACAGT GTAAATGGAATGCCAATAACTGTGGGAGTGGGAAATATCATCTCTGATGAAGGTTACTCACTAATGATGTCTCCAGCTGCTGCTGAGTCGGTCTGGAAAGCTCTTCTAGGTCATGGGACCATCCCAATGGGTACTAATGCATGGGAAACTTTAAGGATACTTCAAG GAAGACCAGCTCCTGGGAAAGAGCTCACTGATGAGTTTAATGTTCTGGAGGCTAATCTGTGGAATGCTGTTTCTCTGAATAAAG GGTGCTATAAGGGCCAAGAAACCATTTCTAGGCTTGTAACTTACGATGGCATCAAACAGAGGCTGTGGGGAATACGTGTATCATCGCCAGTGGAACCTGGCAGCACCATTTCAGTGGACGGGAAAAAG GTTGGCAAGGTGACTAGTTTCACCACTGGTATACGAGCATCTCAGCCCCTAGGACTTGGCTATATTAAGAGGAAAGCTGCTTCTGAGGGAGACACTGTAATTATTGGTGATGATGTTGTGGGTACAGTGGTGGAAGTGCCTTTTCTCGCTCGTCAAATCCCTCCATCCTAG